The Rosa rugosa chromosome 3, drRosRugo1.1, whole genome shotgun sequence sequence ATTCCAGCAGTCCATGCCCACTTGACATACGGTTTTGCCCATTTTTCCTTTAATCGGAATATACTACTTAACCAAGGATTATCATGCGCACTATATTCAGTAAGCATTGCTTCCCATACAACTAGGAACTAATCCTCCTCTTCATAGTTCTTCATACATTTTGATAAGAAGGTGGTGACCCTATCATCACCCTTGAATATACTACTTGCTTTCTTAATGACATTTTGCATTATATGCCATGTGCAAAGCAAGTGATATGTGTTAGGCATCACATTTGCACAAGCTTTAGCTATTGCAGCATCTTGATCAGTAAAAATAGACTTTGGAGCCTTGTTAGACATTGCCTCCAAAAACGTCTCAAATAACCATGTAAACGAATCAGAAGTTTCATCATACATCAATGCTGCCCCAAAGATTACAGTCTCACGATGATGATTAAATCCCACAAATACTCCAAATGGACGAATGGCTTCATTAGTTCTATATGTAGTGTCAAAACTCACGACATCACCAAATAAACCATAATCAAGTATCATCCTAGCATCAACCCAAAAAATATTTGTTATTTGCTCATCACTATCCAATTGCACAGCATAGAAAAATGAGGGATTTTCTAATGCTTGATTTTGGAAGTATTTTAATAAGCATCCTGCTTCTCCATATGCCAATTTCTTTTGCCTCTGAGATTGAAGATAATTTTTCTGATCTTGTTTAGTGAATCCAAGAGCCTCTCTTCCACCAACTTCTCTGCCCATTAACTCGAATGACAGCTTCAGTGGGTGTCACGCCCCCAAATCCAAggccaatattgtactgaaatatggctcgtgaatttgtgacgtgagtcaaaacaaataaaattttcttcttgaataaatcaacaggaagtaaaagaaattatatacatgtttgaatagtacttttattagaaaacaaAAATCGGTAATATATTTACATAATCAAAGTTAAGCAAAATTCAAATAAGTACAGGTATTTACTAGAAATAGTAGTAGAAAAACATTATTTTATCTAGTAGGATCATCCCGTTTCCCCAAGCATCTACTCAaaacctgaaaacaagaaggtgtagcatcatgagcaacacaagcccagtaagtacataTACCACCATCTTATATTAATTTGCCTTACACAATGATGCAAATTGAATAACAAAGTAAAAATGATCGGCAGTCTTCTGTCAACGCACTTTGTAATAAATACTAATATCATCGTACCATCTCCTTATTGAATCGACAAGTAATGCATCACTAATAGATGAAAATAACCTCAAAACAATGTATGCTCAATTATCTTTTCACTTAGCACCGTAACATATTACTAATatatatcgcagacagatatttgatcaaaataatataagtacacttctcttcttagtgaattttcagattaactggtaacaattcataattacaagtgctagggtccaacgtactatacccaaagcacaagtaagccaggttgactggtaacaaatcacaaatccacgtactagggtccaacgtactatacccaaagcacgggaaagccgcagcatactagggtccaacgtactatacccaagtatgtatactcaaagtaagcacccttcctaagagtataatagtgcactatctgtagggactagggcccaaagctaacttccacataacaccaaaacacgtttaccagtaattcacttaagcacggggtagtactaatcacccggcttcacaattgtacttctcaaacataatcaaattcacaaaatacaatctttatgaattatatatcgtaatatatatgtatatgtacgcacacatatagatacatatatttagcaataatctcatatgaaaacatatgtaacataattgtataacacaaataagtaaattcacttgcaagcaacatatataataaaataaataagcttatacataattgaaatcaagtaaaataataaagcacaaacattaaatgagtaactatacacaattaataagcttgtaaataactgaaataaagtaaaataataaagtgcaagcattaaataagtatacacaatttaacaaaattatattatagttagtatttcagttcttatgtccaaatccattgaagttcatcaaccatgttcatgattctccgattagagtcatcaaacttcaaaatgtgttatattgtccatcacaagtccgaattagtcaaatgagtacaccatttcaaaggatttttcacaaggaattcaatggaataagtcatgtagtccagatcagagggatatagtccagaaagggtgaagaaccataacagtacagaaaccgatatttttgatactgacctttgatgtttaagtctttacgtacggtgtattttaccattaattctcaaactttccagatcacaagtagaggtcctaagcttcaaattgatcaAAATTTAAGGCAAAAGACTATAAGAGAGTTTTCATATACTTACATGAATATCTTTTGAAGTGATCAACAGGTGATTGGAGGCTTGGCCACGAAATTGAGCTTCACAACTTAAAGAACCTAAGAGCTTAAGCTAACTTTCTTTAACTAAagatttctttctttccaatgAGTTTCTAAGTGAAATTCCTATATGAATGAGAATGGGATGAAGTTAGAGCAGGAAGTAGTGCTCTTTTATAGACCCAAAACAACATCTAACCTTAGTCAAGTTAGTTTCTAAGCTAGCTACTTACCCTTGGTGAATAGGAGTGTGGTTAAGCTCCAAGTGAATAAACAAAGACTTTTAGGCTAGATTTTTATGTGTTAGAGATGATGAGATCAGCTGCTAGAAGCTGCTTTCATCACAAAGTCATCTTCACTTTCTTTTTATGTTCTTGAAAAATGCATGTAAAGCTTGTCATTTGGTTCTAAGATTTAATTTCAAAATGAATAAAACTAATCAACTCAAATTAAAATGCTTAGGAATTGAAATGATTTAGAGAAGTGTAATCTATAGGCATCTACATGAATTATAAATGTTGAGATGATCCAACACTCAAAAAGGTATTTTCGTAATAAACTCATGAGTTAGAAAGTCATGAGATGAGCTTTTTGAATTATCAAAatcttcacaaaaaaaaaatgttttctaaGATATATGAACTGTCgagatcataaaaaaaaaatgcaatataATTATTCCTAAAAGTTCGGGTTATTACAGTGGGATTCCAGAATCTTGTACCAATTCCATCTCAGCTCCTTGTGAAGAAGTAACATTTCGTTGAGATGGTAGCATGTGAGCACACTCTTGTATTACAAGATCATGGCTGTGAGTTTCTTCAAATTGAACAACTCTGTACCTACCACTTGATTTATCCAACTTAATGATCATTTTAGCATCACAACTTGTTCGTGTCTCTGCTCGAGGATTCTCAGTCAAATGGTCTCGCTTATCTATTGTACGTAAACCTTCTTTAGAACAAACAAATATTCTTGAGATGAGCTTACCAGAATGCTTGTTCTTGTAATGTGTATGTCTTCTAATACTAAACCCAGCTCTTCGCCCATACATGTTATAAAACTCATATGCTAATTCTTCTGAGTCAAACTCCATACCATTCGTTGGCTTGTAATTTGGACTAGTCGAGTCATCTCTATCCATAGGCTCCATTCAATCATTTATTTTCAATCTATAACATATAAAATCTATAATAACATTCCAATCAAATTCAGAAGCAAAATGGATCATGCTATGAAGTTTGGCTTATATGCTActctgttcagtttttagctctgaaacaaaacaaaaaaaataaaagttccTGATATGACTAACCATAGAATCAGATCAAGAGGAATCATGTGTTAGctaaacatatatacatataatacTTTGATAGGATAAACACCCACCGATACAAGGCTGAGATTTCAAAGAACCAAAGCCCAAAACTAAAAAGCTAAATGGGATAAGATCAGGATCCATAAGATCAATATAAAGAGCTAGATACACATACCTGAATGATCAAAGCAAAGTACCAGCACCTAAAGATGAATGAAATTTGGGCTAAGACAGAGAGTGATCGTGAAGAATAAGAAACGTTTCAGCAGTGAGGAAGAGGAAGTCTGATTGGAGGGAAATTGTTGGGGGGGGGGAACTTGAAAGTCCACTTGAAAAACCCTTAACGTTTGGCATCTGTTAGTCTGGTATATGGTTTTATCTGTTGTCAGCTTAATAGCCATTAGATTGAACCACACTGACGTGGCAAGCTCACAATGTTATCCAAGCAGATCTTAGCAAAGACTTTTCTAGCTGAGAAGCCGAATCCTATAAATGTAAGGGTCCTTAAACTTTAATCGGAAAAATATAAACaactatatatatgttataGATTGGGTATATAATAATACAATAAGGAATTTGATTTGTGTGGTGCAGAGGCAATAACAACTATTGGAAAGTGAGAGACAGTGTCACGGGAATACCCAAAGGACTTTCCCAAGCAAACAAGAACTAGTTATTTTGTATCTTTTGATTCAAAATGATAGAAATAGAGGTGTGGGGAGTTAATTAAGTGATGCGATGGATATATTCTTATGCATATGCATGATTGCTCTTTTTGTTCAGTTATAGAAAACCCATCAAACGCTTCATGATTGAAAACGAGACTAGCTTAGGAAAAAAACATGCATATATACGATCGACCCGTGTATTCGCACAGAGAAATGAAAGCATATACATCTTTCTTCGGTTTTCCTTAATTgatcttcttttttgttcttttataaATTGGGTGacaaatttgaaattgaaaagattcaatagaatataatcagatggctaccatatatatatatatatatatatatatatatatatatatatatatatatatatattgtgtgaaGGTAGACCTCTTATTAAGAAATTGATTTAGCTACCATCGAGATGAAGGTAATGAAGGTATCAACCTATCCGCGAATTTTATAACGGTATAGATTTTAGGGTCTCAAGTTTCAAGGCCTTGCATGTATGCGTATGGTCTGACCTCATTCCTTCTCTGTTCCCCTTTCTCTAGGTGAAAAAATTGACTTCATTTTACCTCTGTAAATTACTTGATCAATGGTGTCATCACCTCTAGGCCAAAAGTGACAGAAAGAAACCTTCATATTGAAATCTTGAACcttttggtttgtgttttgaCTGGCATATATGCATAAATTATTGTTAATCAGCTAGTTTGCTTGAACCTTGATCATTATCTCATCATTGATCTTATTATTGGAGGGCCTAGGAGAATGAGTTACTATTGCCAGCAAGCTGTCAGCTGCTAGCCCTGATCCTCTTGCTTTAATTTCCAAGGCCTTGAGAAGATAAATGCATGTCTCGTATCACACAATTGATTCACAGAAACCAGAAACCCTAGACGACGAGGACGAAGGGAAGGCGCGCCATGCATGAATTGGCATGTTTATTATTATTCCCTTGTTTGATTAAACAATATTAATCCAAGCAATTTGATGGGGCACGTCAGCCTAAACGGCGCTGATTCCGGTGATTCCTTCCTTTCTGTTTTGTCGTTTCGTTAATACTCAAAGGAAAGAGATCGGAGCAGAAGAAGGTGGTCAGATGTGAGGATTAAGAATTTATTCAAATCTCAAAGCAAACCTACACATGCTTCTATGGCTGTATCCTTATCTCGCGAATCGCCATGAACAAACTAATATTCTTCTCTTTATTATATGGATTCCTTTCTGAATTATGACCAATTAGCACAGAAACCGGACATCTATTTTAAATTCACTGTTGGTTAAATTACTGTTGTGTCTAAAAGCAAGGACAGTAATTTAATCACTACTAGTTGTGATCGAATAATTCAGCAGTGCTAGCAGATATTGATTTACCTTATTAGAAACAAGGGATTAAGTGATTAACCCTGAAACCGTCTATTAGAAGTGTTATATAGTTGCTCTATTAGAAAgactggaaattattctatgcaccgacggtgtaaatgacccaacacttataagatgatctcaacccttgatatttataattaatatttttattaataacctaagagtgtatttaatagAATCTAAACATCCATTTATGtaggtgcaagtgcacgtcggtgcactgaatTATTCTATGCATGTTTGGGAAATTATTCCCAAGCGCACTGTCCGTCATTTGGAAAATTATTTtctgcaccgacggtgcaaatgacccaacGGTTAGAAAGACTTTGTGTAACTTATGAGttgaaaattaataataaatgtAGATATTAAAGTGCAAAATGAGACTCCCAAATTCCAATAGCATCTTCATTATTCCCAAAATCTTCTCTGCTCATCAATTATGCATGTTTCCCCTGTACACACATATTATTCTCTACTTAAAACTTCCATTCTTCTCAAAACCTCTCCACTCATCAAACATG is a genomic window containing:
- the LOC133737917 gene encoding protein FAR1-RELATED SEQUENCE 5-like, with amino-acid sequence MEPMDRDDSTSPNYKPTNGMEFDSEELAYEFYNMYGRRAGFSIRRHTHYKNKHSGKLISRIFVCSKEGLRTIDKRDHLTENPRAETRTSCDAKMIIKLDKSSGRYRVVQFEETHSHDLVIQECAHMLPSQRNVTSSQGAEMELVQDSGIPL